In a single window of the Danio rerio strain Tuebingen ecotype United States chromosome 20, GRCz12tu, whole genome shotgun sequence genome:
- the selenol gene encoding selenoprotein L (UGA stop codon recoded as selenocysteine; The RefSeq protein has 4 substitutions compared to this genomic sequence) has translation MAEVDESTLVGALKELTIFGRTSLEYVEKDTANGCTLQEVNGKVLPLLGLMSAGAKFCNSLGVKNQKEAESLWERFFQNTEVRESVEGLLQLEVEWDRFLKRLDVQMQMSDTVLSQHPAAQTLSSDMRFLHVQTKENVSLGQYLGKGENLLLVLLRHFGULPURDHLTELKNSKMLLEAQSLRVLVVSYGSLEGATFWLEQTGFEFDMLLDTERTVYKMFGLGSSMSKVMKFKLMFHYSEIMAMNRTLPEMPPQFIEDLFQMGGDFVLEQDGKVIFSYRCKSPVDRPSATQILATVSAHYAH, from the exons aTGGCTGAAGTAGACGAAAGCACACTCGTAGGCGCTCTAAAAGAACTCACTATATTTGGTAGAACATCGCTGGAATATGTGGAGAAAGACACTGCGAATG GATGTACTTTACAAGAAGTTAATGGGAAAGTTCTTCCTTTACTTGGCCTGATGTCAGCAGGGGCAAAGTTCTGTAACAG TCTGGGTGTGAAAAACCAGAAGGAGGCAGAAAGTTTATGGGAACGCTTCTTTCA AAATGCAGAGGTCCGAGAAAGTGTTGAAGGTTTACTGCAGTTGGAA GTGGAGTGGGACCGTTTTTTGAAACGTTTGGATGTTCAGATGCAAATGAGCGACACGGTTCTTTCCCAGCATCCTGCAGCTCAGACGCTCAGCTCAGATATGCGCTTTTTACACGTCCAAACCAAAGA GAATGTGTCTCTGGGTCAGTATTTAGGGAAAGGGGAGAATCTCCTGCTTGTGTTGCTCAGGCATTTCGGATGATTGCCATGACGGGACCACCTGACTGAGCTGAAGAACAGCAAG ATGCTTCTGGAAGCTCAGTCACTGCGGGTGCTGGTGGTCTCGTATGGCTCTCTTGAAGGTGCCACTTTCTGGCTCGAGCAGACAGGCTTTGAATTTGACATGTTGCTGGATCCAGAGAGAACG GTGTACAAAATGTTCGGTCTGGGTTCATCCATGAGCAAAGTCATGAAGTTTAAGCTGATGTTCCACTACTCTGAGATTATGGCCATGAACCGGACGTTACCCGAAATGCCGCCTCAGTTCATCGAGGATCTTTTTCAG aTGGGTGGCGATTTTGTGCTGGAGCAGGATGGTAAAGTGATATTTTCCTACCGGTGTAAAAGCCCTGTGGACAGACCATCCGCTACTCAGATTCTGGCCACCGTCTCTGCTCACTATGCGCATTAA
- the clec11a gene encoding C-type lectin domain family 11 member A — MTLTKILAAVLGFCALSSCDSADNTTRPPATIITTADLSQAREFNEGIVRGRGDTPDILEPEPTTAVSDMESTYNYILSRLAAMDQAIHRLNVGQYTLDIKVTQLLEKVSRLDNRLGDTEDAIQQISSYCKDNRKEIGRLEGCQKGRKIGYKCVLAYRVYETYADASKKCQERGGRMAMPRDRKEQEALAEYVKSVFHGNWPVWLGINDERSEGLYLFEDTTRVTYFQWRKHFLSSQPDGGKRENCVAMSSDDGDWWDTYCERRMYYLCEFDV, encoded by the exons ATGACTCTAACAAAGATTCTGGCTGCTGTTTTGGGCTTCTGCGCTCTTTCCTCCTGCGACTCTGCAGACAACACCACTAGACCACCGGCCACCATCATCACAACAGCTGATCTCTCTCAG GCAAGAGAATTCAATGAGGGGATTGTCAGAGGACGAGGGGACACTCCGGACATCTTAGAACCTGAACCCACCACTGCTGTCTCGGACATGGAGAGCACATACAACTACATCT TGTCTAGACTGGCAGCGATGGATCAGGCCATCCACAGGCTTAACGTGGGACAATACACTTTAGACATTAAAGTGACACAGCTGTTGGAAAAAGTGTCGCGCCTAGACAATAGACTAGGTGATACTGAGGACGCCATTCAGCAAATCTCGTCCTACTGCAAGGACAATCGCAAGGAGATTGGACGCCTAGAGG GCTGCCAGAAAGGCCGTAAAATAGGTTACAAATGCGTTCTGGCATACCGCGTGTACGAGACCTACGCAGATGCGTCCAAGAAATGTCAGGAGCGTGGAGGACGCATGGCCATGCCACGAGACCGCAAAGAGCAGGAAGCTCTGGCTGAATATGTGAAATCTGTATTCCATGGAAACTGGCCTGTGTGGCTTGGGATAAACGATGAGCGCTCTGAAGGCCTCTACCTGTTCGAGGACACGACACGCGTCACTTACTTCCAATGGAGGAAGCACTTCCTATCAAGCCAGCCAGATGGCGGGAAACGAGAGAACTGTGTAGCCATGTCCTCAGATGATGGAGACTGGTGGGACACTTACTGTGAAAGACGCATGTATTATCTGTGTGAGTTTGATGTCTGA